The following proteins are co-located in the Bosea sp. AS-1 genome:
- the rplA gene encoding 50S ribosomal protein L1 yields MAHVGKRVVNGREGIDRTKLYSLDQAVSLVKERANAKFDETVEIAMNLGVDPRHADQMVRGVCNLPNGSGRTLRVAVFARGAKADEAKAAGADIVGAEELVETVQKGEINFDRCIATPDMMGLVGRLGKVLGPRGLMPNPRVGTVTMDVTAAVAASKGGSVEFRVEKAGIVHAAVGKASFSAEKLSENIKAFVDSVSKAKPAGAKGTYIQRVAISSTMGPGVKVEPNTVLGG; encoded by the coding sequence ATGGCACATGTCGGAAAGCGCGTCGTCAATGGCCGTGAGGGCATCGACCGCACCAAGCTCTACTCGCTCGACCAGGCTGTCTCGCTCGTCAAGGAGCGCGCCAACGCCAAGTTCGACGAGACCGTCGAGATCGCGATGAATCTCGGCGTCGATCCCCGCCACGCCGACCAGATGGTCCGCGGCGTCTGCAACCTGCCGAACGGCTCGGGCCGCACGCTGCGCGTCGCCGTCTTCGCCCGCGGCGCCAAGGCCGATGAGGCCAAGGCTGCGGGTGCCGACATCGTCGGCGCCGAGGAGCTGGTCGAGACCGTCCAGAAGGGCGAGATCAACTTCGACCGCTGCATCGCGACCCCGGACATGATGGGTCTCGTCGGCCGTCTCGGTAAGGTGCTCGGCCCGCGCGGCCTGATGCCGAACCCGCGCGTCGGCACCGTCACCATGGACGTGACCGCCGCCGTCGCCGCCTCGAAGGGTGGTTCGGTCGAGTTCCGCGTCGAGAAGGCCGGTATCGTCCATGCGGCGGTCGGCAAGGCCTCGTTCTCGGCTGAGAAGCTCTCGGAGAACATCAAGGCTTTCGTCGACTCGGTCTCCAAGGCCAAGCCGGCTGGCGCCAAGGGCACCTATATCCAGCGCGTCGCGATCTCCTCGACCATGGGCCCGGGCGTCAAGGTCGAGCCGAACACCGTCCTCGGCGGCTGA
- the rplJ gene encoding 50S ribosomal protein L10 — protein sequence MDKAAKKDAVASLNDVFSSTSVVVVAHYAGLTVAQFQKLRREMKANGATVKVAKNRLAKIALEGTDVASISKLLTGPTLIAYSSDPVAAPKVATAFAKENDKLVILGGAMGKTALNPDGVKALATMPSLDELRAKLAGLIQAPATKLAQLTNAPAGKLARVVQAYADKNAA from the coding sequence GTGGATAAAGCGGCAAAGAAAGATGCCGTCGCGTCGCTGAACGATGTGTTTTCGAGCACGTCGGTCGTCGTCGTGGCCCACTATGCGGGCTTGACCGTGGCCCAGTTCCAGAAGCTTCGTCGCGAGATGAAGGCGAATGGCGCCACTGTTAAGGTCGCAAAGAACCGCTTGGCCAAGATCGCTCTTGAAGGCACCGACGTCGCGTCCATCAGCAAGTTGCTGACGGGTCCCACCCTGATCGCTTATTCGAGCGATCCGGTCGCGGCGCCGAAGGTCGCCACCGCTTTCGCCAAGGAGAACGACAAGCTCGTCATCCTCGGCGGCGCGATGGGCAAGACCGCCCTGAACCCCGATGGTGTCAAGGCTCTGGCCACGATGCCCTCGCTCGACGAACTGCGTGCCAAGCTGGCCGGTCTCATCCAGGCCCCGGCTACGAAGCTCGCGCAGCTCACGAACGCGCCCGCCGGCAAGCTGGCTCGCGTGGTTCAGGCCTACGCCGACAAGAATGCGGCTTGA